Proteins found in one Lysinibacillus fusiformis genomic segment:
- the rho gene encoding transcription termination factor Rho: protein MSALTIAQLENMTLKELYALARQYKISYYSKLTKKELIFAILKTRSEQEGYFFMEGVLEIVSQEGFGFLRPINYSPSKEDIYISASQIRRFDLRNGDKVSGKVRPPKENERYYGLLQVDAVNGEDPEVAKERVHFPALTPLYPNRQIKLETNQRNLSTRIMDLVAPVGFGQRGLIVAPPKAGKTSLLKEIANAITTNHPQAELIVLLIDERPEEVTDIERSVNADVVSSTFDEVPENHVKVAEIVLERARRLVEHKRDVIILMDSITRLARAYNLVIPPSGRTLSGGIDPAAFHRPKRFFGSARNIEEGGSLTILATALVDTGSRMDEVIYEEFKGTGNLELHLDRQLAERRIFPALDIRRSGTRKEELLLEPEQLEKLWAIRKTFSDAPDFAERFLKKIRTTKSNEEFFEKLNEDMKKATKGKGLL from the coding sequence ATGTCTGCATTGACAATCGCTCAATTAGAAAACATGACGTTAAAAGAGCTTTACGCCCTTGCACGCCAATATAAAATTTCATATTATAGCAAGCTAACGAAAAAAGAATTAATATTTGCTATTTTGAAAACGCGTTCAGAGCAAGAGGGCTATTTCTTTATGGAAGGCGTACTAGAAATTGTTTCGCAAGAGGGCTTTGGCTTCCTACGACCAATCAACTACTCACCAAGTAAAGAAGATATTTATATTTCTGCATCCCAAATCCGTCGCTTTGACTTACGTAATGGGGACAAGGTGTCAGGAAAGGTGCGACCACCAAAGGAAAATGAACGCTATTATGGCCTATTACAAGTAGATGCTGTCAATGGTGAAGATCCTGAGGTAGCGAAGGAACGTGTTCATTTTCCAGCACTAACCCCTTTATATCCAAATCGACAAATTAAGCTTGAAACAAACCAACGCAATTTATCGACACGTATAATGGATTTAGTGGCACCTGTAGGCTTTGGACAACGTGGTTTAATTGTGGCTCCGCCAAAGGCAGGGAAAACGTCTTTATTAAAAGAGATCGCGAACGCTATTACAACCAATCATCCACAAGCGGAGTTGATTGTCTTACTGATTGATGAACGTCCTGAGGAAGTGACAGATATTGAACGGTCTGTCAATGCAGATGTTGTTAGCTCGACATTTGATGAAGTACCTGAGAACCACGTGAAAGTGGCTGAAATAGTATTAGAACGTGCACGACGTTTAGTGGAACATAAACGTGATGTAATTATTTTAATGGACTCCATTACACGTTTAGCGCGTGCTTATAACTTGGTAATTCCTCCAAGTGGACGTACACTTTCTGGTGGTATTGATCCTGCAGCATTCCATAGACCAAAACGTTTCTTTGGTTCAGCTCGTAATATTGAAGAAGGTGGTAGTTTAACAATTTTAGCGACCGCTTTAGTAGATACAGGGTCTCGTATGGATGAAGTTATCTATGAAGAATTTAAGGGAACAGGGAACTTAGAGCTTCATCTTGATCGTCAGTTAGCAGAACGCCGTATATTCCCTGCGCTTGATATTCGTCGTTCAGGTACACGTAAAGAAGAGCTTCTTCTTGAGCCAGAACAACTTGAAAAACTATGGGCAATTCGTAAAACATTTTCTGATGCACCTGATTTTGCAGAGCGCTTCCTGAAAAAAATACGTACAACAAAATCAAATGAAGAATTTTTTGAAAAGCTGAACGAAGATATGAAGAAAGCAACAAAAGGTAAGGGGCTTTTATAA
- the glpX gene encoding class II fructose-bisphosphatase: MERSLSMEVVRVTEAAAIASGKWMGRGLKIEADDAATTAMRKMFDTIPMHATVVIGEGEMDEAPMLYIGEELGLRNGGPKVDIAVDPLEGTNIVAKGTNGAMTVLAIADKGNLLNAPDMYMEKIAVGPEAAGKVDINASVTYNLLQVAKAKNKDISDVVATLLDRPRHQAIVDEIREAGARIKFIQDGDVGAAINTAFDETGIDIMFGTGGAPEGVIAAVALKCLGGDFQAKLVPEDEEQLERCTKMGVDVEKVLYLDDLVKGDDAIFAATAVTDCELLKGVQYKGAYALTHSVVMRAKSGTVRFVEGRHALEKKPRY; the protein is encoded by the coding sequence GGGAAATGGATGGGACGCGGTTTAAAAATTGAGGCAGATGATGCAGCAACAACAGCGATGCGAAAAATGTTCGATACAATTCCAATGCATGCTACAGTAGTAATTGGTGAAGGTGAAATGGATGAAGCGCCAATGCTTTATATTGGTGAAGAACTTGGTTTACGAAATGGTGGTCCAAAAGTAGATATTGCAGTGGATCCTTTAGAAGGTACAAATATTGTGGCAAAAGGTACTAATGGTGCAATGACAGTTCTTGCTATTGCAGACAAAGGGAATCTGTTAAATGCACCAGATATGTACATGGAGAAAATTGCTGTAGGGCCAGAAGCAGCAGGCAAAGTAGATATCAATGCTTCAGTCACTTATAACTTATTACAAGTAGCAAAAGCTAAAAATAAAGATATTTCTGATGTTGTGGCTACTCTTTTAGATCGACCACGTCACCAAGCGATTGTTGATGAAATTCGTGAGGCTGGTGCACGTATTAAATTTATCCAAGATGGCGATGTTGGCGCAGCAATCAATACGGCCTTTGATGAAACAGGTATTGATATTATGTTTGGAACAGGCGGCGCACCTGAGGGTGTTATTGCGGCTGTAGCCTTAAAATGCCTTGGTGGAGATTTCCAAGCAAAACTAGTACCTGAAGATGAAGAACAATTAGAACGCTGCACAAAAATGGGTGTGGATGTTGAAAAAGTTCTTTATTTAGATGACCTAGTAAAAGGTGACGATGCTATTTTTGCAGCGACAGCTGTAACAGATTGCGAGCTTTTAAAGGGTGTACAATATAAAGGTGCTTATGCCTTAACCCATTCAGTAGTTATGCGTGCTAAATCTGGTACGGTTCGCTTTGTTGAAGGCCGTCACGCTCTTGAGAAAAAACCTAGATATTAA